A stretch of bacterium DNA encodes these proteins:
- a CDS encoding UPF0104 family protein, protein MSQREDTSGAATAGGRSLATLCTSRSFHSFLGIVFSGGLLWFILSDINFKDVREPLLSAHYWIIIPALPLTFLHVLIRAWRWYYLLPSRDKTSLRERHDSIMVGNFANFVLPLRAGEFVRPFLLSRVTRVSFAEGFASIVTERFFDLAAAIISLAILIPFLPALPEWVSLSAYILGGVAVGILFFILFVIFLPDVTRQAFSFLLKKVAHTSLAHKAENFLDDFIASSHVLACPKNLFMVLWLTVLVWVSNYLLFYLFLFLLDVPATFLLGTTVAVMVALAVAAPSAPGFIGVYQIACQVGFELFYLSKEDALVYSLVTHLFQFIVFVLYGLYVLSLFGVRLTELRQESQISLEQIENR, encoded by the coding sequence ATGAGTCAGAGGGAGGATACAAGCGGTGCAGCTACAGCCGGGGGAAGGTCGCTCGCTACTCTGTGCACTTCCCGTTCTTTCCATTCTTTCCTCGGCATTGTTTTTAGTGGCGGACTGCTTTGGTTCATACTTTCCGACATTAACTTCAAGGATGTACGAGAGCCGTTACTATCAGCACATTATTGGATCATAATTCCAGCACTTCCTTTAACGTTTCTCCATGTGTTGATCAGAGCATGGAGATGGTACTATTTACTTCCAAGTCGGGATAAAACGTCTCTCAGAGAGCGCCATGACAGTATCATGGTCGGTAACTTCGCAAATTTTGTCCTTCCTCTTAGAGCGGGTGAGTTCGTTCGACCGTTTCTCCTCTCGCGGGTAACGAGAGTCTCCTTCGCAGAAGGATTTGCTTCAATAGTAACAGAGCGCTTTTTCGACCTTGCTGCGGCTATTATTTCTCTGGCAATTCTTATTCCCTTCTTGCCAGCTCTACCAGAATGGGTATCGCTGAGTGCTTATATTTTGGGGGGCGTTGCGGTTGGCATCCTATTTTTTATTTTGTTTGTTATATTTCTCCCGGATGTCACCAGGCAGGCATTTAGTTTTTTATTGAAAAAAGTAGCGCATACCTCATTGGCTCATAAGGCAGAGAACTTTCTCGATGACTTTATCGCAAGTTCGCATGTATTAGCCTGTCCAAAGAATCTCTTCATGGTGCTATGGCTGACGGTATTAGTTTGGGTTTCAAACTACCTCCTATTTTATTTATTTCTTTTCCTGCTGGATGTCCCAGCGACCTTCCTATTGGGTACTACCGTTGCGGTTATGGTAGCGCTCGCTGTGGCTGCTCCTAGTGCGCCTGGTTTTATTGGAGTGTATCAGATCGCATGCCAAGTCGGTTTCGAGTTGTTTTATTTATCAAAAGAGGATGCACTTGTTTATTCTCTTGTAACGCATCTCTTTCAGTTCATCGTATTTGTTCTTTATGGCCTTTATGTTCTCTCGCTTTTTGGAGTTCGGCTGACTGAGCTCAGGCAAGAGTCGCAAATATCCCTAGAGCAGATTGAAAATCGGTAA
- a CDS encoding flagellar hook protein FlgE → MRLESALFSSSSGLEAHGSAMAVIGDNVSNANTTAYKAGIVQFSDLLSEGADGRNSSALPVSGSGVEVDQVRQDHTSGGVEITGRPLDVTIEGEGFFVVGDTTNPQYTRAGSFIIDENGLLSTAGGQNVLGFTGDTTTLQTIDMLGVDLSGSPTSTVTIKGNVSSQSGVVAQPAAPATFQEIGENAAFVNTVTVFDSLGESHDITLGFFKEGPNRWSVGAFIDGGDVNGGTAGTPVRLGQITPLNFDLNGEISEADVATAQIVAAPAYANGAAAGNITMNLAQFSQYASNSTISSIVQDGQASGDIEGYEISATGQISARLSSGGTTVLSTLGIANFNNEEGLTRVGGSLFDATQRSGEASVSAAGQGGVGDLQSGALELSNVDLADQFVDLVIYQRGYSASSQVFSSAGDMLRDTIALIR, encoded by the coding sequence ATGAGACTTGAATCAGCACTTTTTTCAAGTAGCTCTGGTCTAGAAGCACACGGGTCTGCGATGGCCGTTATCGGTGATAATGTTTCTAATGCTAATACCACTGCCTATAAAGCCGGAATTGTTCAGTTCTCAGACCTGTTGAGTGAAGGAGCTGACGGACGGAATTCATCAGCACTTCCTGTTTCAGGAAGTGGGGTAGAGGTTGATCAGGTGCGACAAGACCATACCTCAGGAGGGGTGGAGATTACGGGACGTCCCCTTGACGTGACTATAGAAGGGGAGGGGTTTTTCGTGGTGGGCGATACCACGAATCCTCAGTACACTCGGGCTGGAAGTTTCATCATAGATGAGAACGGGCTCCTCTCAACCGCAGGAGGCCAGAATGTCTTAGGCTTCACGGGAGATACTACTACCCTACAGACAATCGATATGCTTGGGGTTGACCTTTCGGGTAGTCCTACCTCGACCGTGACTATTAAAGGAAACGTGAGTTCACAATCTGGAGTTGTAGCCCAGCCAGCCGCGCCGGCTACATTTCAAGAGATAGGTGAGAACGCTGCGTTTGTTAATACCGTTACTGTTTTTGATAGTTTGGGTGAATCTCATGATATCACTTTAGGTTTTTTCAAAGAGGGTCCAAATCGCTGGTCAGTTGGTGCTTTCATTGATGGTGGTGATGTGAATGGAGGAACTGCAGGAACTCCAGTGAGACTCGGTCAGATTACTCCCTTAAACTTTGACTTGAATGGAGAGATTTCTGAGGCCGATGTGGCTACGGCACAAATTGTAGCAGCTCCAGCCTATGCCAATGGTGCAGCTGCTGGAAATATTACCATGAACTTGGCGCAGTTTTCTCAGTACGCATCTAACTCGACGATCAGTTCGATTGTTCAAGATGGTCAAGCATCAGGTGATATCGAAGGATATGAAATTTCTGCCACGGGCCAAATATCAGCTCGCCTCAGTTCTGGTGGAACAACAGTGCTTTCAACTCTCGGGATAGCAAATTTTAATAACGAAGAAGGGCTGACCAGGGTTGGGGGCTCGCTTTTTGATGCAACACAACGTTCAGGCGAGGCAAGTGTGTCTGCAGCTGGACAAGGTGGGGTTGGAGATCTTCAATCGGGGGCATTGGAGCTTTCGAATGTAGACCTTGCCGACCAGTTTGTTGACCTCGTGATTTATCAGCGTGGATATTCAGCAAGTTCTCAAGTCTTCAGTAGCGCTGGTGATATGCTCCGAGACACTATTGCACTGATTCGCTAG
- a CDS encoding integration host factor subunit alpha: MGNNKYCLTKADLADAIYATMPVDKQKATQIVEDYIELIKAALEKESKVMLSGFGSYEVKYKPPRRGRNPQTGESIILRARRVVKFKPSQLLRKAINGQPIDEQLDAED, from the coding sequence ATGGGAAACAATAAATATTGCCTTACGAAAGCAGATCTTGCGGATGCTATTTACGCCACAATGCCAGTTGATAAGCAGAAGGCGACACAAATCGTTGAAGATTACATTGAGTTAATCAAGGCCGCTCTGGAAAAAGAGAGCAAAGTCATGCTTTCGGGCTTTGGCTCTTACGAAGTGAAATACAAACCACCAAGACGTGGGAGAAATCCTCAAACAGGCGAATCAATTATCTTAAGAGCTCGAAGAGTAGTGAAGTTTAAGCCTAGCCAGCTCTTACGAAAGGCCATAAATGGACAGCCTATCGATGAACAGCTCGACGCGGAGGATTAA
- a CDS encoding ATP-binding protein, whose product MSHIPQNASESKRAIFFNMEGWKTTPLSQCLSDNGWQVSGLKEEYQRSVQVSPSTLLIFREEDLIMPKEFVETLINKNGEEPRILVLHPSKDTSNGYSYTRIDKLFPSAHHVTLPIQEDELKEILREVDGMRISHSENWIHVPDFDEEYRLTTLEHHEAPCSPKLFNYLRRQGIDESNFLLLKLELVFQEAIANAFEHGNLELRSEWRELIGSDGIDYFSRRKIERLSSRRYSKREIFASLSLKKGKLTIAIEDQGPGFDVDAKMIPDADGVVRCYGRGLSLMNLVMDTVTFSKGGRRVDLTKDLSSGE is encoded by the coding sequence ATGTCACATATACCTCAAAACGCTTCTGAAAGTAAGCGAGCCATTTTTTTTAACATGGAAGGGTGGAAAACAACCCCGTTATCGCAGTGTCTGTCAGATAATGGATGGCAGGTTTCCGGGCTAAAAGAGGAATACCAGCGGAGTGTTCAGGTTTCTCCCTCGACGTTACTTATCTTTCGGGAAGAAGATCTTATTATGCCCAAGGAATTCGTAGAAACATTGATCAATAAAAATGGAGAAGAGCCAAGGATTCTTGTGTTACATCCCTCTAAAGACACATCAAACGGCTACTCATACACTCGAATTGATAAGCTTTTTCCTTCCGCTCATCATGTAACGTTGCCTATCCAGGAGGACGAGCTCAAAGAGATCTTGAGGGAAGTGGATGGAATGAGGATATCTCATAGTGAGAACTGGATACATGTTCCTGATTTTGATGAAGAATATAGACTGACGACGTTAGAGCATCATGAAGCACCATGTTCTCCAAAATTATTTAACTATCTACGACGGCAGGGAATCGATGAAAGTAATTTCTTGTTATTAAAGCTCGAGCTGGTATTCCAAGAGGCGATTGCAAATGCCTTTGAACATGGGAATTTAGAGCTCAGGTCGGAATGGAGGGAATTAATAGGGAGTGATGGGATAGACTATTTCAGCCGAAGAAAAATAGAGCGTTTATCTAGTCGTCGTTATTCGAAGAGGGAGATTTTTGCCTCTCTCTCACTAAAGAAAGGCAAATTGACCATCGCAATTGAGGACCAGGGGCCAGGATTTGATGTGGATGCAAAGATGATCCCAGATGCGGACGGAGTTGTTCGCTGTTACGGTCGAGGGCTTTCTCTTATGAATCTTGTCATGGATACCGTAACTTTTAGTAAGGGTGGTCGAAGAGTGGACTTAACGAAGGATTTAAGCAGCGGAGAATAA
- the cpaB gene encoding Flp pilus assembly protein CpaB translates to MRHHFGAPLNEKYLYLLRVLAVLATAFLFSLLGLIAYLYVSSGSLESSVEQTLRAEVVESFPAAKMVTVLVPIQEIEAGAKLHPFMFRQESRPEVGVPDGAVDDFNLLESRYARGILFPGMPIVLSHTAIDKSPNEVVERIPPGFRAITIPHDSTRGSLFIGPGVQVDINWITRRNDELVAISLVQNVKVLAADARTEIAEESTDSAPSTVTLLLQTEDANKVQLARSSGTIYLSLRGDEDPEEVPQAPTKLPGSKNTPEKSHDTVIMDGVRYFYVNGKLVRADQFQDDMNF, encoded by the coding sequence ATGAGACATCACTTCGGTGCCCCTTTAAACGAAAAATATCTGTATCTCTTGAGAGTATTAGCTGTGCTCGCAACCGCTTTTCTATTCTCATTGCTTGGGCTCATAGCCTATCTTTACGTTTCTAGTGGTTCACTAGAGAGTTCGGTAGAACAAACACTTCGAGCAGAGGTAGTTGAGTCGTTTCCTGCTGCTAAAATGGTCACTGTCTTGGTGCCAATTCAAGAGATTGAAGCGGGAGCCAAGCTTCATCCGTTTATGTTCCGTCAGGAGTCGAGGCCAGAGGTGGGAGTTCCAGATGGAGCCGTGGATGATTTTAATTTGCTTGAGTCTCGATATGCTCGGGGAATTCTTTTTCCCGGTATGCCCATTGTGCTTTCTCATACTGCAATCGATAAGTCACCTAACGAGGTCGTTGAGAGAATTCCTCCTGGTTTTCGAGCAATAACAATTCCACATGATTCAACGCGCGGAAGTCTCTTCATCGGACCAGGTGTCCAAGTTGATATTAACTGGATCACTCGCCGTAATGATGAGCTCGTTGCAATCTCACTCGTTCAAAATGTAAAAGTTCTTGCGGCCGATGCTCGTACTGAAATAGCAGAAGAGTCTACGGATTCGGCTCCGTCGACTGTTACTCTCCTTTTACAGACAGAGGATGCGAATAAAGTACAACTTGCTCGTAGCAGTGGTACGATATATCTGTCTCTACGTGGAGATGAGGACCCAGAGGAAGTCCCTCAAGCGCCGACGAAGCTGCCAGGGAGCAAAAATACGCCAGAAAAATCACATGATACCGTCATTATGGATGGTGTACGTTACTTCTACGTGAACGGAAAACTGGTGAGAGCAGATCAGTTTCAAGATGATATGAATTTCTAG
- a CDS encoding phosphoglycerate dehydrogenase, translating into MLQTSYPREKVRILLLEGIHESAVTLLSEKGYGVERITSALTEEELSEKISDVHLLGIRSKTEVSQAVLERAVSLLGIGCFCIGTNQVDIECAARRAVPVFNAPFSNTRSVAELTVAEIVMLARRACWRSQQMHAGVWEKSAGGSSEVRGKRLGIVGYGHIGPQVGLLAESLGMEVLFFDISKKLPLGNARAIDSLEGMLPQVDFLSLHVPETPDTKNMIGAKELGLMKQGSALLNLSRGSVVVLDDLAAALKNNHLSGAAVDVFPSEPAANGEGFKSLLQGLPNVILTPHVGGSTVEAQESIGREVAESLLRFLETGSSVGAVNFPHVDLPYVEDSHRVLNIHRNEPGVLSRINAVIADTGANITRQYLATHTEIGYLIMDVERELSYEIKKKLEEIDANIKTRLLF; encoded by the coding sequence ATGTTACAAACGTCTTATCCCCGAGAAAAGGTGAGGATCCTTCTGCTTGAAGGGATTCATGAAAGTGCAGTCACTCTGCTCTCCGAAAAGGGCTATGGGGTAGAACGGATCACGTCAGCCCTCACCGAGGAGGAGCTGAGCGAGAAAATTTCAGATGTGCATCTCCTTGGTATCCGTTCCAAGACTGAGGTGAGCCAAGCTGTACTCGAACGAGCGGTGAGTCTACTGGGTATCGGCTGCTTCTGCATCGGAACGAATCAAGTAGACATTGAGTGCGCTGCTAGACGTGCGGTGCCAGTATTCAATGCACCATTTTCTAATACGCGCAGTGTTGCTGAATTAACGGTAGCGGAAATAGTAATGCTTGCTCGCCGAGCGTGTTGGCGGAGCCAGCAGATGCATGCGGGAGTATGGGAAAAATCTGCGGGGGGCTCGAGTGAAGTACGAGGCAAAAGGCTTGGGATTGTCGGATATGGTCACATTGGTCCGCAAGTAGGTCTACTCGCAGAGTCACTTGGTATGGAGGTTTTATTCTTTGATATAAGTAAGAAACTGCCTCTTGGAAACGCACGAGCTATTGATTCATTAGAAGGAATGCTTCCCCAAGTAGACTTTCTTTCGTTGCACGTTCCTGAGACGCCGGACACAAAAAACATGATCGGGGCAAAAGAACTTGGTCTGATGAAGCAAGGGAGTGCCCTGCTTAACTTGAGTCGAGGTAGTGTGGTAGTGCTTGATGATCTTGCAGCCGCATTAAAAAATAACCATTTGAGCGGTGCCGCTGTGGATGTGTTTCCGTCAGAGCCCGCTGCAAATGGAGAAGGATTCAAGAGTCTTCTTCAAGGGCTTCCGAATGTAATTCTCACGCCGCATGTTGGTGGGAGTACCGTAGAGGCCCAGGAGTCAATCGGTCGAGAGGTCGCCGAATCTCTATTGCGGTTTCTTGAAACTGGAAGCTCAGTAGGTGCGGTGAACTTTCCTCATGTTGATCTTCCGTACGTGGAAGACTCGCATCGAGTTCTCAATATCCACAGGAATGAGCCTGGTGTTCTGAGCAGGATTAATGCGGTCATTGCGGATACGGGTGCTAATATTACCCGTCAATATTTAGCTACGCATACAGAAATTGGATATCTCATAATGGACGTTGAAAGAGAGCTATCGTATGAGATTAAAAAGAAGTTAGAAGAGATAGATGCAAATATAAAAACAAGGTTACTCTTTTAA
- a CDS encoding FliI/YscN family ATPase, with amino-acid sequence MSINLTNLLPENHVTSSSQEVGSIESISGGIVRSRLTAIQLGELCYIHTQKKRRIPTQVVGFSESKCYLAPFEPLTGVSPGDIITKTGSLPLLTLPYEPSGRVYDCLAHPLDSTSKSKCHSTTVMEIETPVPNPLSRPLIRTQMKTGIRAIDICCPIGLGQRIGLFAGPGVGKSTLLGMIAKGASVDRIIISLVGERGREVNEFLEEALGEDGLKRSIVIVSTSDEQPIRRKHAAISATRIAEHYRDRGENVLLLIDSLTRAARAIRDVSLSTGELPVRQGYTASVFEELPRILERSGTASTGSITAIYTILSEALEAQDVLSEEIKSLLDGHIVLDKELAHRGYFPAIDLTSSISRLTSQLCSQERLKHIHTIRDILCRLKNEKELIQLGGTPDAKLTFCLEHENELLRFLHHGTSIEKPLSHADEEYIRSLHDLYQRIV; translated from the coding sequence ATGAGCATCAATCTCACTAACCTGCTTCCAGAAAATCACGTTACTAGCTCCTCACAAGAAGTTGGTTCTATTGAATCGATCTCCGGCGGAATAGTCCGCTCGCGATTAACTGCGATTCAACTGGGAGAACTGTGTTACATTCATACTCAGAAGAAACGTCGAATTCCAACTCAGGTAGTCGGTTTTTCAGAGAGCAAATGCTACCTTGCTCCTTTTGAACCTCTCACGGGAGTTTCTCCGGGCGATATCATTACCAAAACTGGCTCATTGCCTCTGCTTACACTCCCATACGAGCCGAGTGGGCGCGTCTATGACTGTCTCGCTCATCCACTGGATTCAACCAGCAAGTCAAAATGCCATTCCACGACCGTGATGGAGATAGAAACTCCAGTCCCGAATCCATTATCTCGCCCATTAATCAGAACGCAGATGAAAACGGGAATACGTGCTATTGATATCTGCTGTCCAATTGGACTTGGTCAACGGATTGGACTATTCGCCGGCCCTGGCGTAGGAAAGTCGACTTTATTAGGAATGATTGCAAAAGGTGCTTCTGTCGATCGCATAATTATAAGTCTTGTTGGGGAGCGGGGGCGAGAAGTAAACGAATTTTTAGAGGAAGCACTTGGTGAAGATGGACTAAAAAGGTCTATCGTTATCGTGAGCACAAGTGATGAGCAGCCTATTAGACGAAAGCATGCTGCAATTAGTGCTACAAGAATCGCAGAGCATTATCGTGATAGAGGAGAAAATGTTCTTCTCTTAATCGATTCACTAACTAGGGCTGCAAGAGCAATTCGTGACGTCAGTTTAAGTACTGGAGAACTGCCTGTAAGACAGGGGTATACCGCCTCTGTTTTCGAAGAACTCCCCAGAATTCTTGAACGAAGTGGCACTGCCTCTACAGGCAGTATTACTGCAATCTACACCATTCTCTCTGAGGCTTTAGAAGCCCAGGATGTTTTAAGTGAGGAAATCAAGAGCCTCCTTGATGGCCATATCGTCCTCGACAAAGAACTCGCGCACCGGGGATACTTTCCTGCCATCGATCTTACGAGCTCTATATCAAGACTCACTTCACAGCTCTGCTCTCAGGAGCGCTTGAAACACATTCATACGATTCGAGATATTCTCTGCCGTCTAAAAAATGAAAAAGAATTGATTCAACTTGGCGGTACTCCAGATGCAAAACTAACATTTTGCCTAGAACATGAAAATGAACTTCTTCGCTTTCTTCATCATGGGACAAGCATAGAAAAACCGTTGAGCCATGCTGATGAGGAGTACATAAGATCCCTTCATGACCTTTATCAGAGGATTGTATAG
- a CDS encoding HDOD domain-containing protein, with amino-acid sequence MDAPPREFHGRISEECNWREIVAWVGDLPPIPQVAAQVLQIIEDPESTAERLTSALSKDAALAARVLKIANSAMFSRQRDITTLNQAVMVIGFKALKGIIVAATLRQINKRFGTAEKQVWENSIATAFAATLIAKKLQKPFVEEIFLLGLLHSLGQIVLLAQEDTYQRFQKVILTIKEQGGTYVKAEESVLGFSHPLIGALVAKKWNFSPEICQVILHYTDNFTASTASNSIEEKIAIVSLADSIVHDAGIGSPQGYGEQQSNIKRCLAFLQFSGNSEDFIRKIREDTLEQFEDGGMFLG; translated from the coding sequence ATGGATGCACCTCCAAGAGAATTTCATGGTCGTATCTCTGAAGAATGTAATTGGCGAGAAATTGTTGCATGGGTGGGAGATCTGCCGCCTATTCCACAAGTGGCAGCACAGGTGTTGCAAATCATAGAAGATCCTGAATCAACAGCAGAAAGGCTAACAAGCGCTCTCTCGAAAGATGCTGCCCTCGCAGCCCGGGTGCTCAAAATTGCCAACTCAGCTATGTTTTCAAGACAAAGAGACATTACAACGCTCAATCAAGCAGTAATGGTTATTGGCTTTAAAGCGCTTAAGGGAATCATTGTCGCCGCTACGCTGCGACAAATAAACAAAAGATTTGGTACAGCTGAAAAACAGGTCTGGGAAAATTCTATTGCCACTGCGTTTGCTGCTACTCTGATTGCAAAAAAACTACAGAAACCATTCGTAGAGGAAATATTCTTATTAGGATTACTACACTCGCTAGGACAGATCGTACTTCTTGCTCAGGAAGATACATATCAGCGGTTTCAAAAAGTTATTCTTACGATAAAAGAACAGGGAGGAACTTACGTAAAAGCGGAAGAATCTGTTTTGGGGTTTTCTCACCCGCTTATAGGCGCTCTGGTTGCAAAGAAATGGAACTTTTCTCCTGAGATTTGCCAGGTAATTCTCCACTATACTGATAACTTTACCGCATCAACTGCCAGTAATTCAATCGAGGAGAAAATTGCTATTGTCTCTTTGGCTGATTCAATCGTTCATGACGCAGGTATTGGATCTCCCCAAGGCTATGGAGAGCAGCAATCAAATATCAAGCGATGTCTGGCGTTCCTGCAATTTTCAGGGAACTCAGAAGACTTCATTCGAAAAATC
- a CDS encoding anti-sigma factor antagonist, translating into MQEFPTEIKGDRGFVKITSDLDSEQSGEALRKAFNQLFEQGQRTVVLDLSDVQIINSYGIGKVLMCYKRLKAEDGVLMVKPLDGFVKETFELLMLDKLLPVDES; encoded by the coding sequence ATGCAGGAATTTCCAACAGAAATTAAGGGTGATAGGGGCTTCGTGAAGATAACGAGTGATCTGGATTCTGAGCAATCTGGTGAAGCTCTTCGAAAGGCGTTTAATCAATTGTTTGAACAAGGACAAAGGACGGTAGTGCTTGATCTCAGCGACGTTCAGATAATCAATAGTTACGGCATCGGGAAGGTACTGATGTGTTACAAGCGTCTGAAAGCTGAGGATGGAGTTTTGATGGTCAAGCCGTTGGATGGCTTTGTTAAAGAGACATTTGAACTTCTGATGCTTGATAAGCTACTTCCGGTCGACGAGAGCTAA
- the murJ gene encoding murein biosynthesis integral membrane protein MurJ, whose translation MTTKKSSPSGKSLARGTAIVGSLTAMSRVLGFVRDLLFARILGAGLSADIFLVAFRIPNTMRAFFAEGALSSAFIPVLAEEMQKEQKGAVDFYRKAIGAMLCIVLLCILIMFIFSEEVVLLFAGGFARDSATIHETAALLRIMLPYLPSIMIVVLINGLLTTLHKYGAGSIAQILVNLCLISGALAAAFWEPNDRGRVLAWSVFIAAMIQYGALFPLSQKVGFPPLPLWPRWDAALGKMFWLMIPAILGAAVYQCTILLNTVLASFLRVGSISWLFYADRIAQLPIGIFTVALSSVLLPHLARTHADGSREETIQRLSEAVRYSIFFLLPISIGISLTAEPVIGLLFERGKFSAADSWESAKALRWYALGLTPLSLYAVISRLFIARKQAIIPACIGIAVLAISLCVSLAMMGPIEPVKDSRLSDIISALQGLLPWSLNLGHEGLAISSAVAAATSLILSLVALSKDERRTVIESILQSLRVIPAALLVGSLCLFLNQFKLPNYLHILIILPVSVAVFVIIAKISKCKEQEETFAVLRRYLSRKEL comes from the coding sequence ATGACAACCAAAAAATCTTCCCCATCTGGAAAATCACTTGCGCGTGGCACCGCGATTGTCGGAAGCCTTACTGCCATGAGTAGAGTCTTGGGGTTTGTCCGTGACTTACTCTTTGCACGCATCCTCGGAGCTGGATTATCTGCGGATATATTTTTGGTTGCTTTCCGTATCCCAAATACCATGCGTGCCTTCTTCGCTGAAGGTGCCCTAAGCTCAGCATTTATTCCTGTGCTTGCTGAGGAAATGCAAAAAGAGCAGAAAGGTGCAGTCGACTTTTATAGAAAAGCAATTGGCGCAATGCTCTGTATCGTTTTGCTTTGCATTTTGATTATGTTCATCTTCTCAGAGGAGGTGGTACTCCTCTTCGCTGGAGGCTTTGCTCGTGATTCCGCTACCATCCATGAGACTGCAGCTTTATTGCGAATAATGCTGCCCTACCTTCCCAGCATAATGATCGTAGTACTCATCAATGGTCTACTTACCACCCTGCATAAATATGGCGCTGGTTCGATAGCGCAGATATTAGTCAATCTTTGTCTGATTAGCGGAGCACTAGCTGCCGCATTTTGGGAACCAAACGACCGTGGGCGGGTTCTTGCTTGGTCGGTTTTTATCGCCGCGATGATTCAGTATGGCGCACTTTTCCCGCTATCACAGAAAGTTGGATTCCCTCCGCTACCTTTATGGCCAAGATGGGATGCTGCGCTTGGAAAAATGTTCTGGCTTATGATCCCAGCGATACTGGGTGCTGCGGTCTACCAATGCACAATTTTGCTTAATACGGTACTTGCCTCCTTTCTGCGGGTGGGAAGTATCTCTTGGCTATTTTATGCTGATCGCATCGCACAACTCCCGATTGGAATCTTTACTGTGGCACTGAGCTCTGTACTGCTACCACACTTAGCTCGGACTCACGCGGACGGTTCTCGAGAAGAGACTATACAACGACTCAGTGAGGCAGTCAGATATTCCATTTTCTTTCTTCTGCCAATTTCTATCGGTATTTCTCTCACGGCTGAACCAGTAATCGGTCTTCTCTTTGAGCGCGGAAAATTTTCCGCTGCTGATTCATGGGAATCTGCAAAAGCTCTTCGATGGTATGCTCTTGGGCTTACCCCTCTCTCACTTTATGCAGTGATCAGTAGACTCTTCATAGCGAGGAAACAGGCTATTATACCTGCATGTATTGGAATAGCTGTCCTTGCTATCTCTCTCTGTGTGTCTTTAGCAATGATGGGACCCATAGAGCCCGTCAAGGACTCTCGCCTTAGTGATATTATTTCTGCTCTACAGGGTCTTCTGCCATGGTCGCTCAATCTTGGGCATGAAGGGCTCGCTATTTCCTCAGCCGTTGCAGCTGCTACAAGCCTCATTCTGAGTCTCGTAGCGCTCTCAAAAGATGAGCGTCGGACTGTTATCGAAAGCATCCTGCAGAGCCTGCGAGTTATTCCTGCTGCTCTATTGGTAGGCAGTCTTTGCTTATTCCTTAATCAATTCAAGCTACCTAACTATCTCCATATACTCATTATCCTCCCAGTGAGTGTCGCAGTATTTGTTATCATCGCTAAAATATCAAAATGTAAGGAGCAAGAGGAAACTTTTGCTGTATTACGTCGATACCTCAGTCGCAAAGAATTGTGA